Part of the Streptococcus ilei genome is shown below.
TGATTCCACTTGCGACTAATTTTTTCATGGTTCTCTCCTATAAATAATTTTGCTTTTGTAAATTATATCTAAAATTATTTCGAATGTCAAAACACTATAATATCTATATTTCCCTCTCTTACCTTAGGATGAATTCAGGTCTAAATGGTCATTAGATTTTTCTTAAATTGTCGGACTTTTATCATTTGGGACAAAAGACTTGTAAACTTAGATGTTTTAAATTATAATCATTCTAAATAAGGATTTAGGAGATAAGTATGACTGAAACAAAACATGGGGTTGATGCCTCTTTTAACGACCGCTTAAATATCTTACGGGCTGGGGTGCTCGGTGCCAATGATGGCATTATCTCAATCGCTGGAGTTGTCATTGGGGTTGCCAGTGCGACCAGTAACCTCTGGATCATCTTCCTATCTGGCCTTTCTGCAATTCTAGCTGGTGCCTTCTCTATGGCAGGTGGTGAATACGTGTCTGTATCGACTCAAAAGGATACAGAAGAAGCCGCTGTGAGTCGAGAACAAGCCCTTTTGGACCGCGATCCAAAAGCTGCACGCGACTCCCTCTACGCAGCCTATATTCAAAATGGGGAATGCGAAACAGCTGCTCAAATCATGACCGAGCGGGCCTTTCTCAAACACCCTCTCAAGGCCTTGGTGGAAGAAAAGTATGGCCTAGAGTTTGAAGAGTTTACCAATCCATGGCATGCGGCCGTTTCTAGCTTCCTTGCCTTTGTCCTCGGATCTCTTCCTCCCATGCTGTCCATTCTTCTCTTTCCAAAAGAAATCCGAATTCCCGCAACGGTGATCATCGTAGCCCTTTCCCTTCTCTTTACTGGCTACACCAGCGCCAAGCTAGGAAAAGCCCCAACCAAGCAAGCCATGATCCGTAACTTGGTCATCGGCCTACTTACTATGGGTGTTACCTACCTCTTTGGACAATTGTTTAGTATTTAAAAAAGCTGAGACTTCTGTCTCAGCTATTGAAGATAAAATCTTCAAAAAAACTTTCCTTAGGTGAGTACGGAGGTTAGCGAACTTCGAAGAAGTTCCATGACTTAGTTTTGGACCCAAGGTTCCAAAACTCCCGAGTGCCTGAAACAAATGCGTTTCAGGCACTTTCTCACAGCGGAAAGTTTTTAGATCTTCCTAAATGAAAAAAACAGAAGTCATTATGTGGAAGAATCATCTAGAAATTTTTTATTCTGAAATCTAAGCTGGAACCTCAGTTTCAGCTTTTATTATGCTTCCAACAAGGCTTGGGCTTGTTTTTCCAATCCTGCAATTGCTTCGTCTGTCAAGACCAATTCACCTGTTGCCCAGGCTTCTGGGTTAACGGTTGTTCCAGTGAAGTCTCCCACTACTTGAGTTCGAACGAATGGCAAGAGCGCTTGGTATGCCGCAAACATTGGCTCGTGTCCTGCATTAGCGACTGAAGAAACTGTTACGATCTTGTCTTGGAGGGCAGATGGACCACGAGTTTCTGATAGGTCAAGGGCACGGCTGAGCCAGTCGATCAAGTTTTTCACCACACCTGGAATGGCAAAGTTATAGACTGGTGAGAAGATCCAGATGGCGTCCGCAGCAAGGACTGCATCACGCGCCGCTTGCACTGCTGGCAAGGTTGGAGTTTCCAAATCTTGGTTCATCATAGGGATGTCCTTGTAGTCCAAGTACGTCACTGTTGCTTTTCCTTCAAGAAGGCTTTCTGCTTTCTCAGCCATTTGTTGGTTGAATGATCCTTGACGAAGAGATCCGACGATAAATAAAATGTTTTTCATAGATGTTTCTTCTTTCTGTTGTAATATCATTTGTTACAAGTACTATTCTACACGACCCAGATGTAAAGTCAAGAATTACATCTTGAATATTACTAGTTATTACTATTTTTTTATTTTTTCTCTCAAAAAGACAGATTTATCAAGTTTTCTAACCCTTTCTGACACGGGTGACAATCCCATCCGGGTCTGTAAACTCGAGCTCACTTGAGGTCAACCAGTTGACAGCTGCCTCCTGCTCTTTTGCTCGCTCTGCGATGGCAACCAGGTCTTCTTTCTTTTCTACTTGAACGACGTAATAGGCAAGACCAGGAAGGTGGGCTTCCCGTTTGGCCAAGTGCTTGCCAGCCCACTCATTGACTGCTAGGTGATGGTGGTAGTCTCCAGAGGCAATCCAGCTGGCAGATGGAACCGTAAACTTATCAGCTAATTCCAGCACTTTTTGATAAAAGGTGGACGCTGCTCGGCTATCTCTAACAGAGAGGTGGACATGTCCCATGCGGGTATCGGACGCTATCTGGAAGGGTTCCACCTTGCGCCCCATTTCATAGATCTCTTGAGCAGAGAGTTCTTCTGTCACCCCGATGATGCGACCATCCTCACGGATATCCCACTCCGCCACTGGCTTATCCCGATAGAGCTCGATGCCATTGCCCTCTGGATCTTCGAGATAGAGGGCTTCACTGTAGCCATGATTCGCAGCCCCGACAAAGGGAACGTTCAGCTCAGCCATATGCTTGAAGACATCCGCCAAGTCCTCCCGACTAGGTAGGAGAATGGCCATGTGATAGAGACCATAACTGGCCTTAAGAGCCTCAGTCCGATCCGTTTGGATGAGACGCACCAAGGGCTTGCCTCCAGCCCCAAGAAGGACTTCCTCCTCCGTCTGAGATTGGATCTCCAAACCTAGAATCTGCGTGTAAAAAGCGGTTTGGCGAGCCAGATCCTTCACATTCAGCACTACTTCTGCCAAATAAATCTTACTATTGTAGGCGTAGGTCATAGGTTTCTCCTTTTCGGTTCTATTTTGGTTGTAATATTTTGTATTACATCATTATACACTCTTTCATAAAAGAAGCAAGAAAAACAACTCGACAAAAAACCCTCCTTAGAAAACTAAGGAGGGTGAGTTATGATAATCCTTAACTAAACAGTTTACAGTCACATCAAGACACAAAATCCTATTCAGTCACCATTTACTTAAACAAAGTAATAGTTCACCTTCAACTCTCTGAACTGCTCATATCCAAGATACTGATCCTTCTGCAATCTTCCTAAAACAATACTAGGATGAATATCTATCTCCTCAGAAAAGCGAAGGATATCTGACTTATCAAAGTTTCCTTTTTCAACAAAAACTTGATAGTCTTCTGGGCTAATCAAGAGATCTTTTGCAAACTGGTCTGCCCGTTCCTCAGAACGACGGTAGGATTCACTATTTCCATCATCAGATGAAAAATCATTCTCCAGAATATGTCCTATCTCATGAAAGAGTGAGAACCAGAAAATATCGGATACTTTATTTCGATCAGTGAGTAAAAGCAAGGCACTACCATTACTGAATTTTTTAGTCGCTCCATTCAGATTAGCATTTGGCAACGCAGGTAGACCGACTAAAACAACACCACAGTCTAACAAGATATCAGACAAGCACTGAGGAAAGACTTCTGGGTCTTGTCTGGTCAACTTTCTCAAAGCAGGTAAGCTTCTCTCAAGCTTTCTGCGATTGAGCTTAGTACTCGTTACATCACGCGCTTTTTTAGACGCCAACTCCAGCATGATATTGGAGTTAACTATACTTTTGGTCGTGAATTCACGCGTATTCCGATAGCTGACTAGATGGTTAAAAGATGTAAGGTTTTCTAAACTTGCCACACCGAGAATCTTGCGAAGCTCGACAATCTTCTCCTTCAAGCTATAGCGTTTATCTGGAACGTAGCCTTCTGCCTTAAAATATTTGAAATCAATCATCTCACAGATTTCTTTCTCGCTACCTTCTTCTAGCTCTTTTTGTTCTACAATCTCTGCAACTTTTACATCATAAGCATTTTGAAGATTAAGCCAAGTTTGCATGGAAATTCCGCTTAGCTTGGCTAACTTATGAGCTGTCTCTTTACTAATGGACTCCTCAGCATTGACTAGCTTGCTGACAGTCTTTGCTGAAACTCCCAAACGCTCCGAAAATTCTTTCTGCGTTACATTATAATCTTCAATCAACTCTTCAACATACTGACCTGGATGAAAAGCAATCAGGTCTTTGTATTCAACAATTTTATTACTCATAGTGATTGCTGACCTCCTCTATTTTTAGGATTTCGATTTCAACAGGACTAGGAAATACCTTTTCTAGATCCTCTTCAAGAAAACCGACAATCAAACGATAGGAACTTTTTCGACCATCTATATCTAAAGCGAACTGCCCCTGTCTCTTTCCCTTGAGTGGGTGAAAGTGATATTTAGGAAAAGCTGTCACACTGGCCAAAGAATCCGCTGCTTCCAAAAAGGTAATCAACTGATGCAACTTTACCGCAATCTTATCCGAAAAATCCTTTTTCGCCTGTCTCAGCTCTGTGCACTGCTTTTTAACAGTTTTGTTTGTATAGATAAGCTTCATAAGTTCCTTTCTGTTATAATTAAATTACCTTTTAGGTAATTTAATTATAACATGAATGAACAATAAAAGCCAGCCAAAGCTTGACTTGGCTGGGATTATAGTTATTAATTTAGAATAAGAAATGTTACTTATTTTCTTTTTAAAATGTAAATTCCATCACCTAATCTATAACTAGTTAATTCTACATCTGTTGCTCTCGCTGTTTCTATATCATCAAACGAGAGATTTGTTATGATATGATGAGCGTGAGGAAAACCTGTAACTCCAAATATCTTAAACCCAAAAACTCCTAGAACAGGGTTTAGATAACTTGCATTACTACCAACATACATTAATCCAATCAAAAGAAATAACAATGAATTCATGAAAATACTAGTTGTATTATTCATATCAAAAGACAGTAACGGAGTAAAATACGTAACAATGTAGTTCATCAATGAGTCACTTTCCGGTGATATTTCCATTTCCCTCGGTATTTTGAGACTTTCCTTACCGTCAAACTTAAATAATTTCCATAATTTAATAATTGAAATAAAAATTAGAACAACAAAAACTATACGAATCAATTTATGGTCAAAATCAAAAGCTATTAATCTCTCAAATGAGAATTTGGAATAATTAATATTACTAAAAAGAAGCCATAAATATAGTGGTAGATACGAGGTGATAAACAATGTCCACTTAGAAAAAAGATCTCGCTGCATTACATACGTCCTTCTTCAACCGTTTCAACTTCGGAAATATAAGCTGTTACAAGAGCATCTGATATAGCATTAATCAATTGTACACAATTTTTCTCATCAGTAATACTTAGCTTTCCATTACTGAACGTAACCCCTTCAATTTCTTTATAAAATTTATGATTAGGATCATCTTTTATAGTTTGTATTTTGTCAATATGTTTAACTGTTTCTGTAAAACGATTCGTATCAGAAACAATTTTAATTAACCTCGTAGCAAGTCTTTTACCATTGATCACTTTTGTTTTCAAAAAATTAATTGAAGCTTGTTCAAATATAGTTTTTATATTTGCATCAGTATTTAGAATTTCTGTTGCTTGCTCAGCAAATTTTTTATTCATACCAAATATAGAATCAAATTTTGATTCTGCTTGATTGATTAAAATTTTTTCATCATTTACAATCATTAAATCAATCTTTTTATTTAAACCAAATAGATTATTTCGTTCTCTTAATTTAATTTTACTATCCGTAAAATTACCAAATAACATCTTTTTTTTCAATTGAAATGCATTCACAAAAGAACCGATAAATTTTAGATTAATAACACCACTCTTCTTTATTTCAATCAAATAGTTATGCAAATCTTTTTCCGTCTCACAACTTGTACTCAGTAGATGTTGTTGTTCATCATTAAATTGTGAAATTACAGATTGAACATTCTCATATTCTGAAACCTCTACTTGCTCATGTACATTCTTATATGTTATGACTGGATCATATGGTTTTATTTCTCGATTACTAAAAGTAGATTTATTCATACTTTCAATAATGGCTTTAAGTATATTTTCTTTAGTTTTCTTATCAGCATCTTGTTTATATAAAAAAATCTCATTTTTCTTAATTTTAATTAGAAAAATCTTAACATATTCATCAAAATCTGGTTGTTGACTAAAAGAAATCAACCGGTTTTTTTCGTCATTAATGTTTATTTGAATCAATTTATGCCTCTTTCCTCTACTCCACCTTGACCTGCCCATTCATCAGCATTGGTAAGAGCCAATCGCGAAGTTGGGTGAGTTCTTGGTTTTGGTTTTCTAGAATCTGTTGTTTTAACATTATGGGTTGTAGTTTAGCATCTAATTTTGAAATAATTTCAATCGGCGGAACTACAATTTTAGCCTGCTTTAAATGGTCCTGAGTAATATGTCCCATAGTTGTTTTTCTCAACTCAGCAATTGCTTTAAATACCTTCAAATAGCTTTTCAATTCAAAGTAGATGAAGGATTCTGGATAAGTGTCCGAAGTAACTTTAAAAATATGTTGATTTAAAGCTCCCTTTTCTTTCCCCCAGATTATAACCTCTAATGTTGCAGACCAAGAAAATAATATGTCTCCTCTCTCTACAACTGCTTCTGAGGGAATATCCAATCTTGCTTTTTCTGTATCCTTCGAGAAGCCATTCATCATTTCTCTAATTTTAATGACAGGAAGGTAATCATCCTCTGTTGTATCTGGTCTATATTTTTGCATAGCTAATCCATTATAGAAATTCGCTATATTCCATAAAGAATCCACTCCCCACCCTTCTGGGATTTCGCGTTTGAGTTCTGGGTGATAGACCATCTTTCCGCCTGATGATTTGTAGGGTTTGCCATTCTGGTCTGGGAAATCAAACTGCACAAACCAGTAGTCATAGAGGGTCTTAGCCATGGCTTCCAACTCTTGGTTGATTTGGTTGTTGATTTGGATTTTTTGGTCAATTATTGAGATAGAATTTGCAATTATCTTTTGTTTTTCAATATCGATTTCAATATCAACAATCATGTCTTTTAACATACTTTGAGTAATAAGTGGTTGACTAGAACCAATTTGTTTACTATTTAGATTTAAAGACTTTAATACATAATACAAGTAAGTTAAATCTTGACCTTCTTTCGGGACACCTGCGATTGCATTATCTGAAACCCAACATAAATTTTCTTCAACATGTATACTTCCGCAATATGCACCCACTCTTCCGACAACTATAGTATGACTAAAATTAGATTTATCGGTATATCCTAATATTCCGTTACCTCCGTATATAGGTATAATTCCATCACTTTTTTTTATCGATTTTCCATTTTTAAAATCAATTACATCACCTAATCTAATCTTTACCATACTTCAACCCCTTCATTTGATCTTCTATCTCCTGCTCCAGTGCATGCGATTGCTGGAAGAGGTCTGAGAGTTTGTCTTGAAAGGCGGTCATCTTAGCTTCAAACTCTTCTGCTGTGATATTCACATAGTCGATCTTGATGTCAAAGTATTGTCCTGCGCTGAGAGAGTAGTTTTTCTCCTTGATATCCTCATAAGAGACAGAGACAGAAAAGTCCTCGACGGCTTCTTTCTTGATAAAGGTCTCGACGATCTTTTGCTCTTCTTCAGGAGACAGCACAGTTTTTTGGTTCTTGCCTTCCTTGACCTTGGTTCCGAGGTTTGAGGCATCAATGAGGACGACATCACCCTTGTTTTTCTTATCGATAAAGAGGATGGAGACATTGGTTCCTGTCGTCGCAAAGATATTGGACGGCATAGAGACAACACCTGCCAGCATTTGATTATCCACCAAGTGTTGACGGATGGTCTTGTCAATCCCTGACTGGGCAGTGATAAAGCCTGTCGGCAAGACAACAGCTGCTTTACCATCTGGTTTCAAGGAGTAGATGATATGCTGAACAAAGAGCTCATAGATAGCCATCTTGTCCTTAGACTTGGCTGGAACCTTTGGCACTCCTGCAAAGAATCGCTCGCTAGCTTCTGGCAAGATCTCCACTTGGTCACGCCACTCTGAAAAGTCCAGCTTGAAAGGAGGGTTCGACACGATATAGTCCATCTTTTCAGGATGACGATTCCGCAGAATGGTATTTCCTTCAACGATATTATGGATGGAGTGTTGCAATCCATTCAAAATCAGATTAAGACGGAGGAGATTAGAGGACTTTTGCGAGATATCCTGGCTATAGACTGTAGTTTTTTCCACACCAATACGACTAGCTAGATTCATAAGCAAGGTACCCGAACCTGCTGACGGGTCATAGATACGCACGTTTGACGGTTGGTCATTTCCCACCAAGATATCCGCGATAATCTTAGCTACTGAGTGAGGTGTATAGTACTCAGCATAGGTCCCCCCACCATCTTTGTTGTAGTCCTTGATCATATACTCAAAGAGGGTAGAGAAAAAGTCAAAACCTTGTGAAAAAATAGCTTCATCAAACTTGACGCGTGCAAGAAGATTGATGATGGATTTGGCAACTTCGTTGCGCTTACTACTATCTGAGATGTTATCGGTAATCAGACGCTCCGTAAAGAGACGAACAGTTGTGTCTCCTTCTGTATGCACAGAGAAGATATCGTTATTGTCAATGGCGATTTGGTTGAGGGTATTTTCAAAAGTTTCGTAAAAAGTCGGCTCATTTTGCTGACGATGGAGGGTTTCAATCAACTGGTCTGGCTTGAGCCAAGCTGTGCTGGTACCGATATCCTCCAAGAGCCAGTCATAGTCTTCCTCACTCATAGCCAGCAAGTTTTCATAGGTGTTGGACTCATCTAGGATCTTGGCTTGATACAAAAACTTGTCATTTAAAAATTTGTAGAGGAAGGACTGGGTGAGGAGTTTGTACTCACCCGCTTCTCCTCCTAGTCCCGCGTGGGTAAAGACAGCTTTCAAATCATCTACCAAGCCTTGGACTTGGACTTTGTATGTTTCATTCATTAGTGTTGGTATTCCTCTTCATATCCTTCAAATAGTGACTCGACGATATAATTAAAATCCGCTCTTGTCAAACTACTTGCAGATTGGTTGGTTTTCATTTCAATCCGAGCTTCTTCTCGAATCATTTTCTTGAGAAAGTCCTCGTTATCGAGTACTCCTTGATTTTGACCGATTTTACGGTCTAGTCTAACTTTAGAACCCTTGATGACATGGTAAATAGCAGGAAACTCGCTGACCGTGGTTGAGTTGGTCACGTGCTTGTAGGAACGAGCTGCCATCTCATCTCCATTAAAGTTCATGGTTAGACGTCTCATACGAGTATGATAGTCCTCCACAGACTTAAAGAGTTCTTCGTAGTCTTTTTGGGTTTCCTTGATATTCTCCATGGTGAAGCCTTCTTGGCCATGGATCAGGTGTTTTTTCATGATACGCTGAAATTCTTCGTAGAGAGAGACCCACTCAGGATCTTTCTCATCACGTTGGTTCTTAATACCACTTGCAACTCGACGTTTCAAATCTTCCAAGTCATTGGCTGCTAGACGAAGTTCTTCTTCTGCAATCTTGACAAAGCTAAAGCTAGTTTCAGACATGGCAAGATTTAAGAGCGTCCGACTAGAGAAGTCGTCTGGTTTATCGATCAGAGACAGTGTCAGCATCCTTCTAGATAGGACATTGAGCAGGGTTGCAATCTGAGCGATGTCAATCTGCTGGAGCAGGTGTTGGTAGCCAAGGAGACGGGCGATATTGTAGTACTGCTTGATAGACTCCAAGGCCTTACGAAGATCGATTAACTGCTTCTTATCCTTGATATCATTGATGGCTTGGGAGAAGTATTCTAGATTGTCCGTTGGATAGTCGATGAGGATATGCTCGGTCTTGTTCAACTCTTGAGAAATCTCATCTGCTGACACAAAGAGCGAGCCAAAAACATCCTCGCCATTTTCCCCAGTCAGAGCTGTATCATACTCTTGGTTGAGTTCTTCCAGATAGGCACGATTGGTCTTGTCAAACTCCTTGGAAATATCCGCAAAGTCGATGACATAGCCAAAGAGATAGTCCTTGTAGGGACGATTAACACGAGTTAAAGTCTGCAAAAGGTTGTGGGCCTTGATCTTGCGCCCTAGGTAGAGGCGCTTGAGACGAGGTGCATCAAAACCTGTCAGGAGCATGGAGTAAACGATGATAAGGTCAATCTTACCTTCCTTATAGGCGTCTACCTTGTCCTTCTTCTCTTCTTTGTCTCCCTCGTCATGGAGGATGAGAGCTGAGGTCAACTTGGTCGAGCCAGCTTGACGACGTTCTTCTAATTGCTTTTCAAGCTCACGCGCCTGCTTGGACGAGTCACAGACAATCATGCCACCGATGGTCTGGTCATCAAAGACCAAATCACGCGCACGATTGAAGTCCTCGATGATAAAGTCTAGCATAGGCTCCACATAGCGGGGATGGGCAAAGATATCTTCCTTGGACAGGTCGCCACGTTGGATTTCTTCGTTGATGGTTCTGAGATTGTCCTTATAGGAGGTCTCGATATCTTCTCGCATCAGGCGTAAGGTAAAGCCGTCATCGATAGACTGGTTGTAATAGTATTTATGGATATAGTCTCCAAAGATATCACGCGTGGTCGCATGACTTTCCTTGGTCTTGCCATCTTTCTTATAGGTGATGAGGGGCGTTCCTGTCAAGGCAATCTTAATGGCCTTGGTATCTGCCTGATAGAGATTTGGCAGGTAGGAACCACGTTCATTGTATGAACGGTGGGCTTCATCGATAAAGTAGACATTTTGACGATTGAGATCATAGCCTGAGCGGTCTGTCAGATCTGAATCATCCTTAAACTTCTGTATATTGACCACAGCCACATCATAGCCGTCTTGTTTTTGATTGAGCTCTTGAGGGGTGTTGATGCGTTTAACCTTGAGACCTCGTTTGGTGAATTCCTTAAAGGCCTGGTCTGCCAAGTCCAAACGATCAACAACAAAGTAAAACTGAGGAACAATTCCCTCTTTTGAGAAATAGTTGGTTAGATAGCGAATATTGAAGAAGGCCAAGGCAGTCTTACCTGAACCTTGGGTATGCCAGATGACGCCCTTCTTGACTCCTTTTGCGATCGTTTCTTCGATAGCACGTGTCGCAAAATACTGAGGATAGCGCATGACGTGCTTTTGTAGTTGCATCTGCCCATCCTTGCTTTGTTCTTCGACATAGACCAGACCAAAGCGAAGCATAAAGAGCAAGCGTTCCTTCTGGTACAAGGAAGATAGAAAGGCATTACAAGGTGTATCAGGATTTAGGTTTGTTGTAAACTCTGGCTGGGACTTGAGGGCAAAGCGCTTCATGTCTTCTAGGACAAAGTTGATTTGGTCCTCGGTTAGAGGGGAAAGGGAACGAAGGAAATCTTCTACTCTTTCTTCCTTGAAAGCATTAAATTTAGTTTTTGAATAGGCGTTTGAACCGTAATAAGAACCCTGTTTTTGCTGACCTTGTCCACTGATATACGCTAAGTTATCAGATAAGGATATCAACTGGGTGATATTGTTAAAACGACGGAACTTACGGTTTTCAAAACGGTATCTGGTTCTGTCCTGCTCTGACTGAATTCCAGTCTTGCCATCACGAATTGCATTGGGCTGTTTCACTTCGATATAAGAAAGAGGCAGACCATTGACAAAAATAACGATATCCGGACGAAATTCATCCTGACCATTTTGACATGTAACTTCAAGCGCCAGATGGAAGGTATTGGCTTCAGGATGCTCCCAGTCAATATAAATGGCATCTTCCTGACCTTGCAGACGTTTAAAGAAAGAACGCCCCAAGTCGTTTTGATCCAGTTCCAACTTGATATTGGCTAGTTCTCTTTCAAAGTCATCTTCTGTCAAGTAGTTGTTAAATTTTAAAAATTGCTCCTTAAAAACAGATA
Proteins encoded:
- a CDS encoding restriction endonuclease subunit S, which gives rise to MVKIRLGDVIDFKNGKSIKKSDGIIPIYGGNGILGYTDKSNFSHTIVVGRVGAYCGSIHVEENLCWVSDNAIAGVPKEGQDLTYLYYVLKSLNLNSKQIGSSQPLITQSMLKDMIVDIEIDIEKQKIIANSISIIDQKIQINNQINQELEAMAKTLYDYWFVQFDFPDQNGKPYKSSGGKMVYHPELKREIPEGWGVDSLWNIANFYNGLAMQKYRPDTTEDDYLPVIKIREMMNGFSKDTEKARLDIPSEAVVERGDILFSWSATLEVIIWGKEKGALNQHIFKVTSDTYPESFIYFELKSYLKVFKAIAELRKTTMGHITQDHLKQAKIVVPPIEIISKLDAKLQPIMLKQQILENQNQELTQLRDWLLPMLMNGQVKVE
- a CDS encoding HigA family addiction module antitoxin, with amino-acid sequence MSNKIVEYKDLIAFHPGQYVEELIEDYNVTQKEFSERLGVSAKTVSKLVNAEESISKETAHKLAKLSGISMQTWLNLQNAYDVKVAEIVEQKELEEGSEKEICEMIDFKYFKAEGYVPDKRYSLKEKIVELRKILGVASLENLTSFNHLVSYRNTREFTTKSIVNSNIMLELASKKARDVTSTKLNRRKLERSLPALRKLTRQDPEVFPQCLSDILLDCGVVLVGLPALPNANLNGATKKFSNGSALLLLTDRNKVSDIFWFSLFHEIGHILENDFSSDDGNSESYRRSEERADQFAKDLLISPEDYQVFVEKGNFDKSDILRFSEEIDIHPSIVLGRLQKDQYLGYEQFRELKVNYYFV
- a CDS encoding HsdM family class I SAM-dependent methyltransferase; translated protein: MNETYKVQVQGLVDDLKAVFTHAGLGGEAGEYKLLTQSFLYKFLNDKFLYQAKILDESNTYENLLAMSEEDYDWLLEDIGTSTAWLKPDQLIETLHRQQNEPTFYETFENTLNQIAIDNNDIFSVHTEGDTTVRLFTERLITDNISDSSKRNEVAKSIINLLARVKFDEAIFSQGFDFFSTLFEYMIKDYNKDGGGTYAEYYTPHSVAKIIADILVGNDQPSNVRIYDPSAGSGTLLMNLASRIGVEKTTVYSQDISQKSSNLLRLNLILNGLQHSIHNIVEGNTILRNRHPEKMDYIVSNPPFKLDFSEWRDQVEILPEASERFFAGVPKVPAKSKDKMAIYELFVQHIIYSLKPDGKAAVVLPTGFITAQSGIDKTIRQHLVDNQMLAGVVSMPSNIFATTGTNVSILFIDKKNKGDVVLIDASNLGTKVKEGKNQKTVLSPEEEQKIVETFIKKEAVEDFSVSVSYEDIKEKNYSLSAGQYFDIKIDYVNITAEEFEAKMTAFQDKLSDLFQQSHALEQEIEDQMKGLKYGKD
- a CDS encoding VIT1/CCC1 transporter family protein, whose product is MTETKHGVDASFNDRLNILRAGVLGANDGIISIAGVVIGVASATSNLWIIFLSGLSAILAGAFSMAGGEYVSVSTQKDTEEAAVSREQALLDRDPKAARDSLYAAYIQNGECETAAQIMTERAFLKHPLKALVEEKYGLEFEEFTNPWHAAVSSFLAFVLGSLPPMLSILLFPKEIRIPATVIIVALSLLFTGYTSAKLGKAPTKQAMIRNLVIGLLTMGVTYLFGQLFSI
- a CDS encoding DEAD/DEAH box helicase family protein; this encodes MKRQKEFSELTRVQIPAALHLMRMGYTYLPRNGKEIAERDPDTNILVSVFKEQFLKFNNYLTEDDFERELANIKLELDQNDLGRSFFKRLQGQEDAIYIDWEHPEANTFHLALEVTCQNGQDEFRPDIVIFVNGLPLSYIEVKQPNAIRDGKTGIQSEQDRTRYRFENRKFRRFNNITQLISLSDNLAYISGQGQQKQGSYYGSNAYSKTKFNAFKEERVEDFLRSLSPLTEDQINFVLEDMKRFALKSQPEFTTNLNPDTPCNAFLSSLYQKERLLFMLRFGLVYVEEQSKDGQMQLQKHVMRYPQYFATRAIEETIAKGVKKGVIWHTQGSGKTALAFFNIRYLTNYFSKEGIVPQFYFVVDRLDLADQAFKEFTKRGLKVKRINTPQELNQKQDGYDVAVVNIQKFKDDSDLTDRSGYDLNRQNVYFIDEAHRSYNERGSYLPNLYQADTKAIKIALTGTPLITYKKDGKTKESHATTRDIFGDYIHKYYYNQSIDDGFTLRLMREDIETSYKDNLRTINEEIQRGDLSKEDIFAHPRYVEPMLDFIIEDFNRARDLVFDDQTIGGMIVCDSSKQARELEKQLEERRQAGSTKLTSALILHDEGDKEEKKDKVDAYKEGKIDLIIVYSMLLTGFDAPRLKRLYLGRKIKAHNLLQTLTRVNRPYKDYLFGYVIDFADISKEFDKTNRAYLEELNQEYDTALTGENGEDVFGSLFVSADEISQELNKTEHILIDYPTDNLEYFSQAINDIKDKKQLIDLRKALESIKQYYNIARLLGYQHLLQQIDIAQIATLLNVLSRRMLTLSLIDKPDDFSSRTLLNLAMSETSFSFVKIAEEELRLAANDLEDLKRRVASGIKNQRDEKDPEWVSLYEEFQRIMKKHLIHGQEGFTMENIKETQKDYEELFKSVEDYHTRMRRLTMNFNGDEMAARSYKHVTNSTTVSEFPAIYHVIKGSKVRLDRKIGQNQGVLDNEDFLKKMIREEARIEMKTNQSASSLTRADFNYIVESLFEGYEEEYQH
- a CDS encoding type II toxin-antitoxin system RelE/ParE family toxin; translated protein: MKLIYTNKTVKKQCTELRQAKKDFSDKIAVKLHQLITFLEAADSLASVTAFPKYHFHPLKGKRQGQFALDIDGRKSSYRLIVGFLEEDLEKVFPSPVEIEILKIEEVSNHYE
- a CDS encoding VOC family protein, coding for MTYAYNSKIYLAEVVLNVKDLARQTAFYTQILGLEIQSQTEEEVLLGAGGKPLVRLIQTDRTEALKASYGLYHMAILLPSREDLADVFKHMAELNVPFVGAANHGYSEALYLEDPEGNGIELYRDKPVAEWDIREDGRIIGVTEELSAQEIYEMGRKVEPFQIASDTRMGHVHLSVRDSRAASTFYQKVLELADKFTVPSASWIASGDYHHHLAVNEWAGKHLAKREAHLPGLAYYVVQVEKKEDLVAIAERAKEQEAAVNWLTSSELEFTDPDGIVTRVRKG
- a CDS encoding NADPH-dependent FMN reductase, whose amino-acid sequence is MKNILFIVGSLRQGSFNQQMAEKAESLLEGKATVTYLDYKDIPMMNQDLETPTLPAVQAARDAVLAADAIWIFSPVYNFAIPGVVKNLIDWLSRALDLSETRGPSALQDKIVTVSSVANAGHEPMFAAYQALLPFVRTQVVGDFTGTTVNPEAWATGELVLTDEAIAGLEKQAQALLEA